TACCGGCCCGACTCGGGCAGCCCGGACCGGATCGACCTCACAACGCCCGCCAGTACCGGGGACGCCGCGGACGCGGCCGAGACCCTCAGCGACGACTGACCGATGGTTCGGTGGAGACGAGGGGACTCGAACCCCTAACCCCTGCCTTGCAAAGGCAGTGCTCTGCCAGTTGAGCTACGCCCCCGAGCGGCGGGTGCGAAGCGCCCTACCGCAAGTCGGCCGCGTCGTTCGTCGCCTCGGTCCACAGGTCCTGCTCGAGCTTGTCGTTCTGGATCTTCCGCCAAACGGCGAAGCCTGCTGCTGCAGCTGCCGCGAGGACGAGCACCTTCTTCACGCCAGAACCTCCCGCCAGTTGCGGTCGACCGTCGAACCGCAAGGAAACCGTGGGCCTAGGAGGACTTGAACCTCCGACCTCTTCCTTATCAGGGAAGCGCTCTAACCGTCTGAGCTATAGGCCCGCAACTTGTGCCGCGTCAGGTTACAGCAGCGCCGAAGCGGCTCCCAAACCGCTCAGCCCCCCTCGGTGAGGGTGACCTCGAGCCCGCCGACGATCCCGGCCGAGAGGTTGAACAGGAACGCGGTCAAGGTGGCCAGCGCGGTCAGCAGCACGACGTCGATGAGCGAGACGATCAGCGCCACCCGCAGCACCCGGCCGTAGGCGAGGAACTCGGTGAGCCGGAACGTGCTGGTCTGCCCCGTCAGCTCGGTCACGGTGTTGGACACCGAGCTGAACACCCCGGCCGAGTTCAGCACCCACCACAGCACGCTGACCGCCACCACAAGGACCACCGCCAAGGCGACGGACAGCACCAGCGCGAGCTTCATCACGGTCCACGGGTCGACCCGGGTCACCGCGACCCGGACCCGTCGCACGGCCGGCACCGCGGCGATGGCGCCGGGGCGCACGCCCTCGATCACCTGCCCCTGGTCGACCTGGGTGGGCCCTACCGTCACTGGCTGCTCTCCTCCTGCGGGCCGACGCCCGGCGCCGGCACGTCCTCAGCCTCGTCGTCAGCCTCGTCGTCAGCCTCGTCGTCGACGACAGTCTCGGCGTTACGGGCCACCGCAACCACGCTGTCGCCCGTGCCGACCGACGTCAAGGTCACGCCCATGGTGACACGCCCGGTCACGCTGATCTGTGAGGTCGGCGTCCGGATGACCTCGCCGCTGGCCTTGATCGCGAAGACCTCGTCGTCGTCGTCGACCACCAGCGCGCCGACCAGGCTGCCCCTGGCGTCGACCAGCCGCATCGCCGTGACCCCCAGGATGCCGCGGCCCTTGGGCTGCCACTCCTCCACCCGGGTGCGCTTGGCGTAGCCGCCGTCGGTCACGGTGAGGACGTAGGTGCCCTCCCGGACGACGTCCATGGCCAGCAGCTCGTCGCCGCCCCGGAACGCCATGCCCCGCACGCCGTAGGTGGCCCTGGCCATCGGCCGCAGCGTCTCGTCGTCGGCGTGGAACCGGGCCGACTGGCCGTGCCGGCTGACCAGCAGCAGATCGTCGCCCGGATCGACCAGCCGGGCCGCGATGACCTCGTCGCCCTCGCGCAGGTTGATCGCGACCACGCCGCCCATCCGGTTGGAGTCGTAGTCGCCCAGCGGGGTCTTCTTCACCGTGCCGAACCGGGTCACGAGCACCAGGTACGGCGCCGCCTCGTAGTCGCGCAGCGCGAGCACCTGGGCGACCCGCTCCTCCGGCTGCAGGGCCAGCAGGTTCGCCACGTGCTGGCCACGACCGTCCCGACCGGCCTCCGGCAGCTCGTACGCTTTGATCCGGTACACCCGGCCGATGGTGGTGAAGAACAGGATCCAGTGGTGGGTCGTGGTGACGAACAGGTGCTCGACCAGGTCGTCCTCGCGCAGCTGGGCGCCCCGCACACCCCGGCCACCCCGGTGCTGGGACCGGTAGAGGTCGGACTTGGTGCGTTTGGCGTAGCCGTCGTGGGTCAAGGTGACGACGACGTCCTCCTGGGCGATGAGGTCCTCCATGGACATCTCGCCCTCGGCGGCCACGATCTGGGTGCGCCGCTCGTCGCCGAACCGCTCGACGACTCCGGCGAGCTCCTCGCTGACGATGCCCCGCTGGCGCTCGTCGCTGGCCAGGATCGCGGTCAGCTCGGCGATCTCGGCCTCGATGTCGGCCAGGTCGTCGATGATCTTCTGCCGCTCGAGGGCGGCCAGCCGGCGCAGCTGCATGTCCAGGATCGCCCTGGCCTGCACCTCGTCGATGTCCAGCAGGCCCATCAGGCCGCCCAGCGCCTCCTCGGCGCTGGGCGAGTTGCGGATGAGCGCGATGACGGCGTCCATCTGGTCGAGCGCCTTGACCAAGGCCCGCAGGATGTGCGCCCGCTCCTCGGCCTTGCGCAGCCGGTACGCGGTGCGGCGCCGGATGACGTCGAGCTGGTGGGTCACGTAGTGCCGGACGAACTCGTCCAGCCGCAGCGTGCGCGGCACGCCGTCGACCAGCGCGAGCATGTTCGCGCCGAAGGTCTCCTGCAGCTGGGTGTGCTTGTAGAGGTTGTTCAGCACCACCTTGGCGACGGCGTCGCGCTTGAGCACGATGACGAGTCGCTGGCCGCGCCGCTCGTTGCCCTCGTCGCGGACGTCGGCGATGCCGCCGATCCGGCCGTCCTTGACCAGGTCGGCGATCTTCAGCGCGAGGTTGTCCGGGTTGACCTGGTAGGGCAGCTCGGACACGACCAGGCAGGTGCGGTTGTTGATCTCCTCGACCTCGACGACGGCCCGCATGACGATCGAGCCGCGGCCGGTGCGGTAGGCGTCCTCGATGCCGCGACGGCCGACGATCAGACCGCGGGTGGGGAAGTCCGGGCCCTTGACCCGCTCGAGCATGGCTTCGAGCAGCTCCTCGGACGTGGCGGTGGGGTGGTCGAGCAGCCACTGGACGCCGGAGGCGACCTCCCGCAGGTTGTGCGGCGGGATGTTCGTGGCCATGCCGACGGCGATGCCGGCCGAGCCGTTGACCAGCAGGTTCGGGAACCGGCTGGGCAGGACGAGCGGCTCCATCTGCCGGCCGTCGTAGTTCGGCGTGAGATCGACCGTCTCCTGGTCGATGTCGCGCATCATCTCCATGGCCAGCGGGTCCAGCCGAGCCTCGGTGTACCGCATGGCCGCGGGCGGGTCGTTGCCCGGCGAACCGAAGTTGCCGTTGCCGTCGACGAGCGGGTAGCGCAGCGACCACGGCTGGGCCAGCCGCACGAGGGCGTCGTAGATCGAGGCGTCGCCGTGCGGGTGGTAGTCACCCATGACCGCGCCGACCACGCGGGCGCACTTGGAGTACCCGCGGTCCGGCCGGTAGCCGCCGTCGTACATCGCGAAGAGCACCCGACGGTGCACCGGCTTGAGCCCGTCGCGGACGTCGGGCAGCGCCCGGCCCACGATCACGCTCATGGCGTAGTCGAGGTAGGAGCGGCTCATCTCCGAACCGAGCTCGATGGGCTCGATCCGGCCGCCCTCGGGCGGCAGCTGCGTCTCGGTCACGGGGTGCGGGTCCTTCCGTCGTTCGGCGTGCGGTGCGGCGTACGGGTCAGATGTCGAGGAAGCGGACGTCCTTGGCGTTGCGCTGGATGAAGTGCCGGCGGGCTTCCACGTCCTCGCCCATGAGCACGCTGAACAGCTCGTCGGCCTGCGCGGCGTCGTCCAGGGTCACCTGGAGCAGCACCCGGCGGTCGGGGTCCATGGTGGTCTCCCACAGCTCGTTGGCCGGCATCTCACCGAGGCCCTTGAACCGCTGGATGCCGTCCTCCTTGGGCAGCTTGCGGCCGGCCTCCGCTCCGACCTGCAGCAGTCCGTCGCGCTCACGGTCGGAGTAGGCGTACTGCACCGTGGACTTGCCGCCCGGCCACTTGAGCTTGTACAGCGGCGGCTGAGCCAGGTACACGTGGCCGGCCTCGACGAGCGGACGCATGAACCGGAACAGCAGGGTGAGCAGCAGGGTCCGAATGTGCTGGCCGTCGACGTCGGCGTCGGCCATCAGAACGATCTTGTGATAGCGCAGCTTGGCGATGTCGAAGTCGTCGTGCACCCCGGTGCCGAGCGCGGTGATCAGCGCCTGCACCTCGTTGTTCTGCAGCACCTTGTCGATGCGGGCCTTCTCGACGTTCAGGATCTTCCCGCGGATCGGCAGGATGGCCTGGAACCGCGAGTCGCGGCCGCCCTTGGCCGAGCCGCCGGCGGAGTCACCCTCGACGATGTAGAGCTCGCACTCCTCGGGGTTGGTCGACTGGCAGTCGGAGAGCTTGCCGGGCAGCCCCCCGGACTCGAGCAGCCCCTTGCGGCCGCGAGCCAGGTCACGGGCCTTGCGCGCGGCCATCCGGGCGGACGCCGCGGAGACCGCCTTGCGAGCAATCTCCTTGCCCTCGGCCGGGTTCTGCTCGAACCAGCTGCCGAGCTGGTCGTTGACCACCCGCTGCACGAAGCTCTTCGCCTCGGTGTTGCCCAGCTTGGTCTTGGTCTGCCCCTCGAACTGCGGCTCGCGCAGCTTGATCGAGACGATCGCGGTGAGCCCCTCCCGGACGTCCTCGCCGGAGAGGTTGGCCTCCTTCTCCTTCAGAACGCCCCACTCGCGGGCGAACTTGTTGACCAGCGTGGTCAGCGCCGCCCGGAACCCCTCCTCGTGCGTGCCGCCCTCGATGGTTGCGATCGTGTTGGCGAAGGTGTACACCGACTCGGAGAAGCCGGCGTTCCACTGCATGGCGACCTCGAGGGAGAGGCCGGCCGTG
Above is a window of Actinomycetes bacterium DNA encoding:
- a CDS encoding DUF3566 domain-containing protein produces the protein MTVGPTQVDQGQVIEGVRPGAIAAVPAVRRVRVAVTRVDPWTVMKLALVLSVALAVVLVVAVSVLWWVLNSAGVFSSVSNTVTELTGQTSTFRLTEFLAYGRVLRVALIVSLIDVVLLTALATLTAFLFNLSAGIVGGLEVTLTEGG
- the gyrA gene encoding DNA gyrase subunit A gives rise to the protein MTETQLPPEGGRIEPIELGSEMSRSYLDYAMSVIVGRALPDVRDGLKPVHRRVLFAMYDGGYRPDRGYSKCARVVGAVMGDYHPHGDASIYDALVRLAQPWSLRYPLVDGNGNFGSPGNDPPAAMRYTEARLDPLAMEMMRDIDQETVDLTPNYDGRQMEPLVLPSRFPNLLVNGSAGIAVGMATNIPPHNLREVASGVQWLLDHPTATSEELLEAMLERVKGPDFPTRGLIVGRRGIEDAYRTGRGSIVMRAVVEVEEINNRTCLVVSELPYQVNPDNLALKIADLVKDGRIGGIADVRDEGNERRGQRLVIVLKRDAVAKVVLNNLYKHTQLQETFGANMLALVDGVPRTLRLDEFVRHYVTHQLDVIRRRTAYRLRKAEERAHILRALVKALDQMDAVIALIRNSPSAEEALGGLMGLLDIDEVQARAILDMQLRRLAALERQKIIDDLADIEAEIAELTAILASDERQRGIVSEELAGVVERFGDERRTQIVAAEGEMSMEDLIAQEDVVVTLTHDGYAKRTKSDLYRSQHRGGRGVRGAQLREDDLVEHLFVTTTHHWILFFTTIGRVYRIKAYELPEAGRDGRGQHVANLLALQPEERVAQVLALRDYEAAPYLVLVTRFGTVKKTPLGDYDSNRMGGVVAINLREGDEVIAARLVDPGDDLLLVSRHGQSARFHADDETLRPMARATYGVRGMAFRGGDELLAMDVVREGTYVLTVTDGGYAKRTRVEEWQPKGRGILGVTAMRLVDARGSLVGALVVDDDDEVFAIKASGEVIRTPTSQISVTGRVTMGVTLTSVGTGDSVVAVARNAETVVDDEADDEADDEAEDVPAPGVGPQEESSQ
- the gyrB gene encoding DNA topoisomerase (ATP-hydrolyzing) subunit B, with amino-acid sequence RPGMYIGSTGERGLHHLVYEVVDNSVDEALAGYCDTIDVTLLADGGVRVVDNGRGIPVAEHPVEKRPTVEIVLTVLHAGGKFGGEGYAVSGGLHGVGVSVVNALSTRLDVDIQRDGGRWTQSYLHAVPTTPPVREGDSDATGTTVTFWADPTIFETTDYDFETLARRLQEMGFLNKGLTITLTDERPGHEDTGEQALQDIRRVVYHYDGGISDFVRHLNAKKGESHKTVIDFSSEDTTAGLSLEVAMQWNAGFSESVYTFANTIATIEGGTHEEGFRAALTTLVNKFAREWGVLKEKEANLSGEDVREGLTAIVSIKLREPQFEGQTKTKLGNTEAKSFVQRVVNDQLGSWFEQNPAEGKEIARKAVSAASARMAARKARDLARGRKGLLESGGLPGKLSDCQSTNPEECELYIVEGDSAGGSAKGGRDSRFQAILPIRGKILNVEKARIDKVLQNNEVQALITALGTGVHDDFDIAKLRYHKIVLMADADVDGQHIRTLLLTLLFRFMRPLVEAGHVYLAQPPLYKLKWPGGKSTVQYAYSDRERDGLLQVGAEAGRKLPKEDGIQRFKGLGEMPANELWETTMDPDRRVLLQVTLDDAAQADELFSVLMGEDVEARRHFIQRNAKDVRFLDI
- a CDS encoding DLW-39 family protein, whose amino-acid sequence is MKKVLVLAAAAAAGFAVWRKIQNDKLEQDLWTEATNDAADLR